From the Ensifer adhaerens genome, the window TATCTGTTTTCAATGCAATATTTTGAATGCGCCCCTTTCGTTGTGCGGCGCATTTTTGCTGTGCGATGCAGAAATGGGCAGGGATGCGCACATGGCATGGCTGTCATGCATATTAAATGATTGCTGCACGCCCAAAAAAGCAGCATACCAAACTCAGCTGATGCATCTTTGGTGGCTTCTCCTCCCAGTGCCACCGCAGCAGCTGTTCCCCTCTGGAGGTTTAATTACCTTCACAACTTATAAGGGCCCAAGTCATCTTGTGGCCCTCTTTTTTTGTCTACTGTTAGATACAGGCGAACCGTGACGAAAATCACAGCCGGCTATTGAAAGCCGATACTTCGCTTCCCATATTAAAATGCAGCTGATGCATTCTTGGTGGCTTCTCCTCCCCGCCACCGCATTAGCTGTTCCCCTCTGGAGGTTCTCATTACCTTCACAACTACAAGGGCCCAAGTTTTCTTGAGGCCCTCTTTTTTTACCTTCCCGGTGCTCACGGTCTTGTGATTTGAATATCGTGATTTAGCGATACATCTATCGATAAAACACGATATGGCGATATACGATGGACAGAGACGAGATATTGAAGGCGCTTGCCCACCCGGTGCGGGTGAACATCCTTGCCTGGTTGAAAGAGCCACATCGTCATTTCCCGACGCAGGAACATCCGCTCGATCTCGGCGTATGCGCCGGCCAGTTCGAACGTTGCGGCCTGTCGCAATCGACCGTTTCCTCGCATCTCGCCGTGCTTCAGCGCGCCGGCCTCGTGACAACGCGCCGGGTCGGCCAATGGATATTCTACCGCCGCGACGAAGAGACGATCGCCGCCTTCCTCAAGAGCATCGGCGACCTCTGAGCCGAGCAACTCCTCCCAAGCAGACCTCCATGAAAGGACCTCCCATGGCCTCGCTTTTCGACCCCATCACCATCGGCGACATCGCGCTGAAGAACCGCATCGTCATGGCGCCCTTGACCCGCAACCGTTCTCCCGGGGCCGTTCCGAATACGCTGAACGTCACCTATTACGAGCAGCGCGCAACGGCTGGTTTGCTGATATCTGAGGGCACGGCGATCACCCAGCAGGGCCAGGGCTACGCCGACGTGCCCGGTCTCTATACGCCGGAGGCGCTCGAAGGTTGGCGCAAGGTGACGGATGCGGTGCACGCCAGGGGTGGCCGGATCGTCGTCCAGATGTGGCATGTCGGCCGTATCTCGCACAATTCGCTGCAGCCTGAAGGTCAGAAGCCGGTTGCGCCCTCCGCAATCCGCGCCAAATCCAAGACCTATCTGATCAATGCGGATGGCACCGGCTCCTTTGCCGAAACCTCCGAGCCGCACGCGCTGCAAATCGCCGAGATCGGGGCGATCGTCGAGGACTACCGCAAGGCTGCGCGCGCTGCGATCGACGCCGGCTTCGATGGCATCGAGATCCATGCGGCCAACGGTTATCTCATCGACCAGTTCCTGCGTTCCGGCTCGAACCATCGTACGGATGCCTACGGCGGTTCGATCGAGAACCGTGCTCGGTTCCTGTTCGAGGTGATGCATGCGGTGACGCAGGAAATCGGCGCAGGCCGTGTCGGCATTCGTCTCTCGCCCGTGACGCCTGCCAACGACGCCTTTGATCCGGAACCGCAGCCGGTGTTCGGTTACGTGGTCAAGAACCTTGCGCGCTATCCCCTCGCCTATATCCACATCATCGAAGGTGCGACGGGCGGCCCGCGTGATCACCAGCAGGGTGACCGGCCATTCGATTATGACGCGCTGCGTTCAACCTATGTTGCGGCCGGTGGCAAGGCCGCCTGGATGACCAACAACGGTTATGACAAGGCGCTGGCCGGACGGCGAAATCATCGTCACGCCCTCCAGCCATCTTCATCCCGTCCGCTATCGCAACCAGTCGGCGATGCTCAAGGTCGCGCAGGATCCGGAAGAGAAGTATGGCCGTCTGCCACTGCTTTATTGGAACGGGCAAGGCGCCGCAAAAGTCTATGAATCCGATGGAGATGCCGTTCTCATGGAGCGCACTGACAGTCAGCGCAACCTGTTCCATATGGCGATGACGGGAAGTGATGAGGACGCGACGCGCATCATCTGCCGCACCGTGGCCGAGCTTCATGCGCCGCGCCCGACACCGGTTCCGGACGATCTCGTCCCGCTCGACAAATGGTTCGCTTCACTGGAGGCGGCGGCACCCGCTCAAGGTGGCGTCTTTGCGCGCGCACTCGAGGCGGCGAAAAGCCTGTTTTCAGATCCCGAACCGCCGGTCGTGCTGCACGGCGACGTCCATCACGCCAACATCCTCGATTTCGGCGACCGTGGCTGGCTGGCGATCGATCCGAAGCGCGTGCTCGGCGATCGCGGCTACGACTATGCGAACCTCTTCTGCAATCCGGAACTGCCTCTCGTCACCGCGCCGGGCCGGCTGCAGCGGCATCTGCCCATCGTCGCCGTGGAGACGGGCCTTCACCCACGCCGCATCCTCCATTGGGTACTGGCCTATGCCGGGCTTTCCGCCGCCTGGTTCCTGGAAGACGGTGATGATTTCGGCGTCGAGAGCGACCTGACGATGGCTCGGATCGCCATCGCCGAGCTCGACCGCTAGGTTCAGCCGGTCCGCAATAGCACGACGGCATAGATACAGGTCTCGCCGCTGGCATTGCGGAAAACGCAATCCTGCGGCGGGCCAAGCTCCAGGCAATCCCCCTCGCCGAGCGCATGAGTCTCAAGGCCTTCGACGAAGGTCAGGCGGCCATGTTTCACCCATATCCAGCGACGATGAAGTGCGTAGGCAGATGCCGGGATTGGTACGTCGGCGCCGGCCGGAAGCTCGATCTCGACGAGTTCAAGCGGCAGGTCCGACATCGGTGAGACGTGGCGCCGGAGATATCCAGTCTGCGGATCGTGCCACACCGCCTGGTCCTCGCGTCGCGACAGCCTGCCCTGGCTCATCTCCGCGCGCGCGATAAGGCTGGACATGGTCAGCCCGAACGCGCCGGCGAGCTTTGCAAGCAGTGTCGCCGTCGGGCTGCTGTCGCCCCGCTCAACCTTGTGGATCATCGCGCGCGAGACGCTCGATCGCTCCGAAAGCTCGCTGAGTGACCAGCCGCGCGCCTCCCTTTCCAGACGAATTCGTTCACTGAGCCGTTGATCCAGGCTGTCTACTTTAGTATTCATATCGTAGTCATATAGTGAACGAATGCGAGGAGCAAGCATGCTGATCCGGGCGGCCATCCAAGACGATCTGCCAGTCATCTGCGAGATCTACAACGACGCCG encodes:
- a CDS encoding helix-turn-helix domain-containing protein → MNTKVDSLDQRLSERIRLEREARGWSLSELSERSSVSRAMIHKVERGDSSPTATLLAKLAGAFGLTMSSLIARAEMSQGRLSRREDQAVWHDPQTGYLRRHVSPMSDLPLELVEIELPAGADVPIPASAYALHRRWIWVKHGRLTFVEGLETHALGEGDCLELGPPQDCVFRNASGETCIYAVVLLRTG
- a CDS encoding aminoglycoside phosphotransferase family protein, giving the protein MTRRWPDGEIIVTPSSHLHPVRYRNQSAMLKVAQDPEEKYGRLPLLYWNGQGAAKVYESDGDAVLMERTDSQRNLFHMAMTGSDEDATRIICRTVAELHAPRPTPVPDDLVPLDKWFASLEAAAPAQGGVFARALEAAKSLFSDPEPPVVLHGDVHHANILDFGDRGWLAIDPKRVLGDRGYDYANLFCNPELPLVTAPGRLQRHLPIVAVETGLHPRRILHWVLAYAGLSAAWFLEDGDDFGVESDLTMARIAIAELDR
- a CDS encoding ArsR/SmtB family transcription factor; this encodes MDRDEILKALAHPVRVNILAWLKEPHRHFPTQEHPLDLGVCAGQFERCGLSQSTVSSHLAVLQRAGLVTTRRVGQWIFYRRDEETIAAFLKSIGDL